The Candidatus Koribacter versatilis Ellin345 genome has a segment encoding these proteins:
- a CDS encoding ABC transporter substrate-binding protein encodes MFFLLAAALLPAQVAIRVGYFPNVTHAEALVGRANGRFEQALGSATKLEWKTFNAGPSGIEALFAGAVDLLYVGPNPAITGYIRSQGEALRVVAGGASGGASLVVRKGANIRNVEDFRGKKVASPQLGNTQDVALRAWLLQNHLKSTDKGGDVQIVPLANPDQLTLFQKGQLDASWAPEPWAARLIQEADGQIFLDERSLWPDHRFAVTEVVVRTAFLREHPDLVKKWLSVHVELANWINKNPGEAKAIVNRQIQSDTGRALPSRVLDEAFSRLEITYDPIRSSLTVVAERAYQAGFLKQRPDLSRLYSFELLNQVLREKNLPNVE; translated from the coding sequence TTGTTTTTCCTTCTGGCGGCCGCCCTGTTGCCCGCACAGGTGGCGATTCGCGTGGGCTATTTCCCAAACGTTACGCATGCGGAGGCACTCGTCGGTCGCGCGAACGGCCGCTTTGAACAAGCCCTGGGGAGTGCCACAAAACTCGAGTGGAAGACCTTCAACGCCGGGCCGTCGGGGATCGAGGCGCTTTTCGCAGGCGCCGTCGACTTGCTTTATGTCGGTCCTAATCCAGCGATCACCGGATACATCCGATCTCAAGGCGAGGCGTTGCGTGTGGTTGCCGGAGGCGCCAGTGGAGGCGCTTCTCTGGTGGTGCGTAAGGGCGCGAACATTCGGAACGTTGAAGACTTTCGCGGCAAGAAGGTAGCGTCCCCACAACTGGGGAATACACAGGATGTCGCTCTGCGGGCCTGGCTGTTGCAGAACCACCTTAAGAGCACCGACAAAGGTGGCGACGTGCAGATTGTCCCGCTCGCCAATCCCGATCAGCTCACACTCTTTCAAAAGGGACAGCTCGATGCGTCATGGGCGCCGGAGCCCTGGGCTGCGCGGCTGATTCAGGAAGCCGATGGCCAGATATTTCTTGATGAACGCTCCCTCTGGCCAGACCACCGGTTCGCCGTCACGGAGGTCGTGGTACGGACGGCATTTCTGCGCGAGCATCCGGACCTGGTGAAGAAGTGGTTGAGCGTCCACGTGGAACTGGCGAACTGGATCAACAAGAACCCTGGCGAAGCGAAGGCGATTGTTAATCGGCAAATTCAGAGCGACACCGGTAGAGCACTGCCTTCGCGAGTGTTGGACGAGGCGTTCAGCCGGCTCGAAATCACCTATGACCCAATCCGCTCGTCGTTGACCGTTGTTGCGGAACGCGCCTATCAAGCGGGTTTCCTCAAGCAAAGGCCAGACCTGAGTCGCCTTTACAGCTTTGAGCTGCTCAACCAGGTGTTACGCGAAAAGAACTTGCCGAACGTTGAATAG
- a CDS encoding ABC transporter ATP-binding protein, giving the protein MAALVELPSPIVAETKISVRGITKRFAHGREQLTALQAIDLEVRRGEFLCVVGPSGCGKSTLLHIIAGLEKPLGGEVRIDDIPTNGPGPDRILIFQDLGLFPWLSVRENVEFGLKMKGLSRRERADRARHFIRLVHLSQFENSYIHQLSGGMRQRVSLARALALAPSVLLMDEPFTALDAQTRDLLHDELERIWAETRQTILFVTHNVREAVRLGDRVVVMTYRPGRIKREFGIELDRPRALEDPEVAAQAAEILAELRGEIDQAVRAEYSHA; this is encoded by the coding sequence ATGGCAGCGCTAGTGGAATTACCATCCCCGATTGTCGCTGAGACAAAGATCTCGGTGCGTGGAATCACGAAGCGATTCGCACACGGCCGCGAGCAGCTTACGGCGTTGCAAGCGATCGATCTGGAAGTGCGCCGTGGGGAATTTCTCTGCGTCGTGGGTCCCTCCGGCTGCGGAAAATCAACGCTGCTTCACATCATCGCCGGACTCGAAAAGCCCTTGGGCGGTGAAGTTCGGATCGACGACATTCCGACCAACGGACCAGGCCCAGATCGCATTCTGATTTTTCAGGATCTCGGTTTGTTTCCCTGGCTCAGCGTTCGGGAAAATGTGGAATTCGGGCTCAAGATGAAAGGCCTCTCGCGGCGCGAACGCGCGGATCGAGCACGACACTTCATCCGCCTGGTTCATCTTTCGCAGTTCGAGAACAGCTACATCCACCAACTTTCCGGAGGCATGCGACAAAGGGTTTCCCTGGCGCGCGCTCTGGCGCTGGCGCCGAGCGTGCTGCTAATGGATGAGCCCTTCACGGCACTCGATGCGCAAACCCGCGACCTGCTCCACGACGAGCTAGAGAGGATCTGGGCAGAGACGCGCCAAACAATCCTGTTTGTCACCCACAACGTGCGCGAAGCAGTGCGGTTGGGCGACCGCGTCGTCGTGATGACCTACCGGCCTGGGCGCATCAAGCGCGAGTTCGGCATTGAATTGGATCGTCCGCGCGCGCTCGAAGATCCCGAAGTGGCGGCGCAAGCGGCGGAGATCCTGGCGGAATTGCGAGGCGAGATCGATCAAGCCGTTCGCGCAGAGTACAGCCATGCGTAA
- a CDS encoding ABC transporter permease, translating into MRKALQQIAFYSTLLVLWESVALLKLWPPYLFPTPLTVFESLRAGFSDHSFWIGITVSMKRVAIGYAISCLLGVGLGFLITYSRFLSETAGRLIVSLQSIPSICWLPVAILWFGLTEKAILFVVVMGSLLAITISVESGLRSIPKIYSLAGRNLGANGWKLMVHVLLPASLPYLISGLKQGWAFAWRSLISGEMIFVTLGLGQLLMMGRDLNDISQVFAVMLLIVALGWLVDTLFFRGLERAVQRRWGFATP; encoded by the coding sequence ATGCGTAAAGCCCTGCAACAAATCGCGTTTTACTCCACGCTGCTCGTGCTCTGGGAATCTGTAGCGCTCCTGAAACTTTGGCCGCCGTACCTGTTTCCGACGCCGCTGACAGTATTCGAATCGCTGCGAGCGGGATTCAGCGACCACAGTTTCTGGATCGGCATAACAGTCAGCATGAAGCGCGTGGCAATCGGCTACGCGATCTCCTGCCTCCTCGGCGTTGGCCTCGGATTTCTGATTACCTACAGTCGCTTCCTGTCGGAAACTGCCGGACGACTCATCGTCAGCCTGCAGAGCATTCCGAGTATCTGTTGGCTACCGGTTGCCATCTTGTGGTTTGGACTCACAGAGAAGGCGATTTTGTTTGTGGTGGTGATGGGATCTCTCCTGGCAATCACCATATCGGTGGAGTCCGGCTTGCGAAGCATACCGAAGATCTACTCGCTCGCCGGCCGCAATCTCGGCGCCAATGGATGGAAGTTAATGGTCCACGTGCTGCTGCCAGCGAGCCTTCCGTACTTAATCTCCGGGCTTAAGCAGGGATGGGCGTTCGCATGGCGCTCGTTGATCAGCGGCGAAATGATCTTCGTAACTCTCGGCCTGGGTCAGTTGTTGATGATGGGCCGCGACCTCAACGACATCAGCCAGGTCTTCGCCGTGATGCTCCTCATCGTCGCGCTCGGTTGGCTGGTGGACACGCTCTTTTTCCGCGGACTCGAACGCGCCGTGCAGCGCCGATGGGGATTCGCGACGCCCTAA
- the cysD gene encoding sulfate adenylyltransferase subunit CysD has protein sequence MTSLAEQAPAQSSARRLSHLKLLEAESIHIFREVAAEFERPVMLYSIGKDSSVMLRLAQKAFYPAPIPFPLLHVDTGYKFREMLEFRDSYTRELGLQLLVWRNESAIAKGTNPVALGTKQCCGYLKTTALLDALQHYGFDAAFGGARRDEEKSRAKERIFSFRDRAGQWDPKNQRPELWNLYNSRVAPGESIRVFPLSNWTELDVWHYIHLENIPIVPLYFAQPRRMLVRGDSLIPIEQPFVTGLPGREETVRCRLRSLGCSPCTGAIRSDADTVPKIIAELVAFRTSERANRVIDHDQEGSMEIKKREGYF, from the coding sequence ATGACATCGCTTGCAGAACAAGCGCCAGCTCAATCCAGTGCGCGGCGCCTCAGTCACCTAAAGCTCCTTGAAGCGGAGAGCATCCACATTTTCCGCGAAGTGGCCGCGGAGTTCGAACGGCCGGTGATGCTCTATTCGATCGGGAAGGACTCCTCGGTCATGCTGCGATTGGCGCAAAAGGCGTTCTATCCAGCCCCCATCCCGTTTCCGCTTCTGCATGTGGATACCGGCTACAAGTTCCGCGAGATGCTGGAATTTCGCGATTCCTATACGAGAGAGCTGGGGTTGCAGCTACTGGTGTGGCGCAATGAATCGGCAATTGCGAAAGGAACCAACCCGGTCGCGCTTGGAACCAAGCAATGCTGCGGCTACCTGAAGACTACCGCGTTGCTAGATGCGCTGCAGCATTACGGCTTCGATGCCGCATTCGGCGGAGCACGCCGCGACGAGGAAAAGTCACGCGCGAAAGAGCGGATCTTTTCATTCCGTGATCGTGCGGGCCAATGGGACCCAAAGAACCAGCGTCCGGAGTTGTGGAACCTTTACAACTCGCGCGTAGCGCCTGGCGAGAGCATCCGCGTCTTCCCGCTATCGAATTGGACGGAACTGGATGTGTGGCATTACATCCACCTGGAAAACATTCCGATTGTTCCGCTCTACTTCGCACAGCCACGGAGAATGCTGGTTCGCGGAGATAGTTTGATACCCATCGAACAACCGTTTGTTACTGGGTTGCCGGGCCGCGAAGAGACGGTGCGCTGCCGATTGCGTTCGCTCGGATGCAGTCCCTGCACCGGCGCCATTCGCTCCGACGCCGATACAGTTCCGAAGATCATCGCCGAACTCGTGGCATTTCGCACATCAGAACGTGCCAACCGTGTTATCGATCACGATCAGGAAGGCTCCATGGAAATCAAGAAGCGTGAGGGATACTTCTAA
- a CDS encoding sulfate adenylyltransferase subunit 1 codes for MATVFTLREDNADSDIQSFLEQEQAKDILRISTAGSVDDGKSTLIGRLLYDSRNVYEDHVRSVTRHDVSLGTSVVDFAQLTDGLRAEREQGITIDVAYRYFSTAKRKFIIADTPGHEQYTRNMATGASTSDLAIVLIDARKGVLVQSRRHLYIAALLGIPRVVATINKMDLVDFSPEVFAAHSLELKRLGDGLGIPSLVTIPISALDGDNVVETSARTPWYDGPSLLQFLETVPVENASEVAFRLPVQRVLRPHQEYRGFAGQIAAGAVRPGDQVVVLPSGRSSRVRSITTFDGDLPSAEAPLSIALTLEDEVDVSRGDVIAAADAPPTVAKRFEASLVWMDSAEFRPAKRYLLKHTAQVVPTTAITIKNRVNVQTFETEQSFVLHMNDIAIVEIETKRPLVGDSYRDNRTTGSFILIDPETNSTVAAGMIRSFVVNPSLSKHHVPIVELRKGAVVDAVEQKLFDRGYLVVRTKLDPDRLLQRLHLPRLVLLLEGPDVHYSRIRSFSRQTRLSVEYRVETSATPDSIVEKIVALLTEEKIAHE; via the coding sequence ATGGCTACAGTGTTCACTCTTCGCGAAGACAATGCCGATTCTGATATCCAGAGTTTTCTGGAGCAGGAACAAGCCAAGGACATTCTGCGCATCAGCACTGCAGGCAGCGTGGACGACGGCAAGTCCACACTCATCGGTCGCCTGCTCTATGACTCGCGCAACGTTTATGAGGACCATGTTCGTTCGGTGACGCGCCACGATGTTTCGCTTGGCACATCGGTGGTGGATTTTGCACAACTGACAGATGGGCTTCGTGCCGAACGCGAGCAGGGAATCACTATTGACGTAGCGTATCGCTACTTTTCAACTGCGAAACGGAAGTTCATCATCGCCGACACTCCGGGCCACGAGCAGTACACGCGCAACATGGCTACGGGTGCTTCGACTTCCGATCTCGCGATCGTGCTCATCGATGCGCGCAAAGGGGTGCTCGTTCAATCGCGCCGTCACCTCTACATTGCCGCCCTGCTGGGGATCCCGCGGGTGGTGGCGACAATTAACAAGATGGACCTGGTGGATTTTTCGCCCGAGGTGTTCGCCGCCCACTCGCTGGAATTGAAGCGCCTCGGCGATGGACTCGGGATACCGAGTCTCGTCACGATTCCCATCAGTGCATTGGATGGAGACAACGTCGTTGAGACCAGCGCCCGCACTCCTTGGTACGACGGCCCAAGTTTGTTGCAGTTTCTGGAAACCGTTCCGGTAGAAAACGCTTCGGAGGTCGCGTTTCGTCTTCCGGTGCAGCGCGTGCTTCGCCCACACCAGGAGTACCGTGGCTTTGCGGGACAGATCGCCGCGGGCGCAGTGCGGCCCGGGGATCAAGTGGTTGTCTTGCCGTCAGGCCGAAGCAGCCGAGTGCGTTCCATCACCACGTTCGATGGAGACTTGCCATCCGCTGAAGCCCCACTTTCCATCGCCCTGACACTAGAGGATGAAGTGGATGTCAGCCGTGGGGACGTGATCGCAGCGGCAGATGCGCCTCCCACGGTGGCAAAGCGGTTCGAGGCCTCGCTCGTCTGGATGGATTCAGCTGAGTTCCGTCCCGCCAAGCGATATCTGCTGAAACACACCGCCCAGGTGGTGCCCACCACCGCAATCACAATCAAAAACCGAGTGAATGTGCAGACGTTTGAAACGGAACAATCGTTCGTGTTGCACATGAACGACATCGCGATCGTGGAGATCGAAACCAAGCGCCCCCTGGTAGGCGATTCATACCGCGACAATCGCACTACGGGGAGCTTCATCTTGATCGATCCGGAGACGAACTCCACCGTCGCTGCCGGAATGATCCGTTCGTTTGTCGTTAACCCATCACTAAGCAAACATCACGTTCCTATCGTTGAACTGCGCAAAGGAGCTGTCGTGGACGCGGTCGAGCAGAAATTGTTCGATCGTGGATACCTGGTGGTTCGCACGAAGCTCGATCCTGACCGGTTGCTGCAGCGCTTGCATCTGCCTCGACTGGTCCTGCTCCTGGAAGGCCCTGACGTTCACTATTCCCGGATCCGCTCTTTCTCACGTCAAACGCGTTTGTCCGTGGAGTACAGAGTCGAGACATCCGCTACACCCGACAGCATTGTTGAAAAGATCGTTGCGCTGCTGACGGAGGAGAAAATCGCTCATGAGTAG
- a CDS encoding phosphoadenylyl-sulfate reductase — protein MSSTTFDLGFQAKIAAAQALVQESIEHAKRPCLTCSFQAEDVVVLDLLRQVVPDIPVLFLDTGYHFAEVYQYRDEIASKWRLNLINLLPKQSVAEQESAFGILYQTAPDRCCGARKVEPLFRALENYSTWFTGLRREQSKSRSALQSIDLFTLPTGTEIQKVSPLAEWSTRDVWTYASAHGIPLLPLYEKGYSSIGCEPCTSLPSEGDPRSGRWGGHKLECGIHIQPSATSEKP, from the coding sequence ATGAGTAGCACAACATTCGATCTCGGATTCCAGGCCAAAATTGCCGCTGCGCAAGCTCTCGTGCAGGAATCCATCGAACACGCGAAGCGACCGTGCTTGACGTGCAGCTTCCAGGCAGAAGACGTCGTGGTGCTTGACCTGCTTCGGCAAGTGGTGCCTGACATCCCCGTACTGTTCCTCGATACCGGATATCACTTCGCGGAGGTCTATCAGTACCGGGACGAGATCGCCTCGAAATGGCGGCTGAACCTAATCAATCTGCTGCCCAAGCAATCCGTGGCCGAGCAGGAGAGTGCGTTTGGCATTCTTTACCAAACTGCGCCGGACCGCTGTTGCGGTGCTCGAAAAGTAGAACCGCTGTTCCGCGCCCTGGAGAATTATTCGACATGGTTCACGGGGCTGCGCCGTGAGCAGTCCAAGAGTCGATCGGCGCTGCAGTCGATCGATCTCTTTACGCTGCCAACCGGAACGGAGATTCAGAAGGTCAGCCCACTTGCCGAGTGGAGCACCCGGGATGTGTGGACGTACGCCTCGGCACATGGCATCCCGTTGCTTCCCCTTTATGAGAAGGGCTACTCCAGCATTGGATGTGAGCCCTGCACGAGCCTGCCCTCCGAGGGCGATCCTCGATCTGGCCGATGGGGCGGCCACAAGCTTGAGTGCGGTATTCACATCCAACCGTCGGCAACTTCCGAGAAACCCTAA
- a CDS encoding putative porin codes for MLSHAGRFAGAVADVYLDRTIVVLLPPVTPAVHFCLKKEEEKYMTLQHTAPYARIALLLLVSATSVVAQSSATKAQTSSDDDLRAQVEELRQLVIAQQKRIEKLEHRGGEALVADTTSTPPPSQAGPQEPANQPVVSNVNRQLTSGSTDERIRNLERQIQGLGPISFSGDIRLRGEAFIDGPDDHSLVRTRARVRARFNATADLGDQFETGLSLASGDVNDPISTNQTLGGFYTRKAVALDQAFLTYKPHAFRALTLTGGKFRYPWVNTELTWDKDLNPEGFAQKLDFTFESQPVLKGISVVGFELPFAEVARMDATNKSIVQSVTYGGQLQTHWQLGPRVRFHAYSGFYDFHGADAIAIALAKASAKNPQTPLAGALPLQAGGNPVQNSIYTTTANNVVTVNGISYPTGVSSVTNAQFASKFGLFDNIARFDIDTAHPRAPLTLIGDFVQNTEACGNLSEIQTVPANTSSVIYKQSLNATCRASERRGYWLEARVGRLLKKGDWQSGYARIFVDREAVLGNFNYSDMRQGTNVTEHRVDTFYQLQNSVQLGATALIGRPIGILNSTGRVEPWLLRLQFDVTYIF; via the coding sequence ATGTTGTCGCATGCAGGACGCTTTGCCGGCGCCGTAGCGGACGTGTATCTCGATCGAACGATCGTCGTCCTTCTACCGCCGGTGACCCCGGCGGTTCATTTTTGCTTGAAAAAAGAAGAGGAAAAGTACATGACGCTGCAGCACACAGCGCCCTATGCTCGAATTGCCTTATTGCTGCTGGTTTCGGCGACTTCAGTCGTCGCGCAGTCCTCTGCAACAAAAGCACAGACAAGCTCTGACGACGATCTTCGCGCACAGGTCGAAGAGCTACGGCAACTCGTCATCGCTCAACAGAAAAGAATCGAAAAGCTGGAACACCGGGGCGGAGAAGCCCTGGTTGCGGATACAACCAGCACGCCCCCGCCCAGTCAAGCCGGGCCGCAAGAGCCAGCAAATCAGCCCGTCGTTTCCAACGTCAACCGACAGCTGACCAGCGGAAGTACAGACGAACGCATCCGCAACCTCGAGCGACAAATCCAGGGGCTTGGACCCATCTCCTTTAGTGGCGACATTCGTCTCCGCGGCGAAGCCTTCATTGATGGGCCAGACGATCATTCTCTGGTTCGCACTCGAGCACGGGTGCGGGCGCGATTCAACGCCACGGCGGATTTAGGTGATCAATTCGAGACCGGCCTCTCGCTAGCCAGCGGCGACGTCAACGATCCGATCTCCACAAATCAAACGCTCGGCGGATTCTACACACGAAAAGCCGTTGCTCTCGACCAGGCATTTCTCACTTACAAACCGCATGCATTCCGCGCGCTCACTCTAACTGGGGGCAAGTTCCGTTATCCCTGGGTGAATACCGAACTCACCTGGGATAAGGACCTCAACCCGGAGGGGTTTGCACAGAAGCTTGACTTCACCTTCGAATCACAACCGGTACTGAAGGGGATTTCTGTCGTTGGATTCGAACTTCCCTTTGCGGAAGTGGCGCGTATGGACGCGACCAACAAGAGCATCGTGCAGAGCGTTACTTATGGGGGCCAGTTGCAAACCCACTGGCAACTCGGACCGCGCGTTCGCTTTCACGCCTACTCCGGGTTTTATGACTTCCATGGTGCGGACGCGATCGCGATCGCGCTGGCGAAGGCGAGCGCTAAGAATCCCCAGACTCCCCTTGCCGGTGCATTGCCGCTGCAAGCGGGTGGTAACCCGGTCCAGAATTCGATCTACACCACGACTGCGAACAACGTTGTCACGGTGAACGGCATTTCGTATCCGACCGGCGTCAGTTCGGTTACGAATGCTCAGTTCGCATCAAAGTTCGGGCTGTTCGACAACATCGCGCGGTTCGACATTGATACCGCTCACCCTCGAGCGCCGCTGACTCTCATCGGAGACTTTGTGCAGAACACCGAAGCCTGCGGCAATCTCAGCGAGATACAGACCGTCCCCGCGAATACCTCCAGCGTCATTTACAAGCAGTCGCTGAATGCGACGTGCCGTGCGTCGGAACGCCGCGGATACTGGTTGGAAGCGCGTGTTGGCCGTCTGCTTAAGAAAGGCGATTGGCAGTCGGGATATGCAAGAATATTTGTTGATCGCGAAGCCGTGCTTGGCAATTTCAACTACAGCGACATGCGCCAGGGGACCAACGTAACCGAGCATCGTGTCGATACGTTTTATCAACTGCAGAATAGCGTTCAGCTAGGAGCGACCGCGCTAATCGGTCGTCCGATCGGGATACTCAACTCGACCGGGAGGGTCGAGCCATGGCTCCTGCGTCTTCAGTTCGATGTTACGTACATATTCTAG